The segment CCGCGGCTGTTCGAGCCGCTCGGCTTCGACAACCCCACCTGGGTCGCCAGCCCGCAGGGCATTACGGCGGGCGCGTATGGTTTGATGGTGCGCACCGAAGAGATCGCGCGCTTCGGTCAGCTCTACCTACAGAAAGGCATGTGGAAGGGGCGACAGCTCATCCCCGCCGCCTGGGTCGAGCAGGCGACGGCTCTGCAAACCGCGAACGGCTCGTCGCCGACGAGCGACTGGGATCAAGGGTACGGCTATCAATTCTGGCGCTGCCGTCATCATGCTTATCGCGGCGACGGCGCATTCGGGCAGTACTGCATCGTTCTGCCCGACCTCGACGCCGTGGTGGCGATCACCAGCGGCGTGCGCGATATGCAGCGCGTCATGAACCTGGTTTGGGACAAGCTGCTGCCGGCGATGAAAGCCGGGCCGCTGCCTGAAGATGCCGCGACGCGGCGCAAGCTGGAATCGAAGCTCGCTGGCCTGACCGTGAAGCTCCCCGCCGGCCAGCCCACCGCGCCGACAGTCGCCAAAGTATCGGGGCGCTGGTACGAGTTCCCCGAAAACGAGCGCGGCATTCAGGCCGTGGCGCTCGATTTCAACGCCGGGTCGGCGGCGCTCGTCGTGCGCACGGCGGGCGGAGAAACGCGGACGCCCATAGGCCGCGCCGCATGGGCGAAGAGTCGCGGGTTCGCTAACGGGCTCGACCGCTTCCTGAGCGTGCCGGCGCATCCGCTGATTGCCGCAAGCGGCGCGTGGACGGCCGACGATGTCTTCACCGTCAAGATCGTCGCTTATGAAACGCCCTTCTATTCGACGCTGACGTTTCGATTCGAGGGCGAGCGGCTCTTGCTTGATGCCGAGCATAACGTCGCCTTCGGCCCTACGAAGCTGCCGCAACTGATCGGCTTGCAAAAGAGCGCCCGCGCCGCCACTTCGGGCAGGTGAGCCGGCAAGCGGCGGCGGCTATCCTGCCAGCCCTTGCCGTGGAATTCGCGCCGCCTTCGTCATTTCATGAACGTGAAAGAGGCGAGGCGCGCGATGTTGAGATTGCTCTTCTGGTTTTCGATCACCGCCATTCTCTACACCTATCTGGGTTACCCGTTACTGGTGTGGCTGGTGGCGCGCTGCCGCCGCCGCGCCGTCAACAAAGCCGCCGCCACGCCGCATGTTTCCGTCATCATCGCCTGCCACAATGAAGCGCGCCGCATCGAAGCCCGCCTGCGCAACCTGCTCGATTGCGATTACCCGCCCGAACGGCTCGAAATCATTCTCATCTCGGACGGCTCGACCGACCTGACCGCCGACATCGCCCGCCGCTTTGTCTCTGAGCGCGTTCGCGTCTTCGCCTACGAGCGGCAGATGGGCAAAGCCACGGCGCTCAACGTCGGCGTCGAGCTGGCGACCGGCGAAGTCATCGTCTTTGCCGACGCGCGCCAGCGTTTTGAAGCGCGGGCGATTCGCGAGCTGGTCGCCAACTTCGCTGATCCGACAGTCGGCGCGGTGTCGGGCGAGCTGCTGCTTGATGGCGGCAGTGGCGTCGGCGAATCGGTCGGCCTCTACTGGAAGTATGAAAAGTGGATTCGCAAGAGCGAGAGCCGCGTCGGCTCGGTGATCGGCGCGACCGGGGCGATTTACGCCATTCGCAAAGGGCTGTGGCAGCCGCTGCCGCCGATGACCATCCTCGATGATGTCTACACGCCGATGTGCATCGCGATGGCCGGGCACCGGGTTGTCTTTGAAGAAGCGGCCCGCGCTTACGACCAGGCCGCGGGCTCGGCGCGCCGCGAGTTCGCCCGCAAAGTGCGGACGCTCACGGGCAATTATCAGCTCTGCCAGTTGATGCCGCGATTGCTGGTGCCGACCAGCGGCTTGCTGTTGCAATTCTATTCGCACAAGCTGATGCGCCTTGTCGCGCCGATCTTCTTTGTGCTGCTGTTTGCCGTCAATGTAGCGATCATCACCGCGCAAGGCGCGAGCCTGTTTTACAGCGCAATGCTTGCGGCGCAGATGATCTTTTATGCGTGCGTCGCTGCCGGTGCGGCCTTGCTCAAGCGCCAGCGCAAGGTGCGGCTCTTGAATTTCGCTTATGTCTTTTCGGTGATGAACGCGGCGGCGCTCGTCGGCCTCTTTTACTTCATCGTCGGCAAGCGCGACGTGTGGGTGCGATAGCCCCTAGCTTATGAGAGTACTGGTCCTCGATGGTAATGAAAATCACGCGGTCGCTGCCGTGCGGTCACTGGCGCGCGCCGGCCACACCGTCATGGTCGGAGCCAGCACGTCGTGGTCGAAAGCCGCCTGGTCACGCGACGCGTCGAGTCGCTTCACCTATCCCGCGCCGCAAGAAGACGCGCTTGCTTTTGTCCGTTGCATCGCCGCCATCGCCGGACGCGAGCCGGGAACATTGGTGCTGCCGATGACCGAGCGCACGACGCTGCCGCTGTCGCCGCATCGCGACCTGATTGAAGCCGTTGGCGGGCGCATGGTGTTGCCGCCACACGCGACAGTGCTGCGGGCTTTTGATAAGCAGGAGACAACGCGGCTCGCCCGCTCGCTCGGCGTTTGCACACCGCAAACCGTCGCCGTCACCTGCATCAACGAAGCGCGCCGCCTTGCCGCCTCGCTGCCTTACCCTGTGGTTCTCAAGCCGCGTTCTTCTGAAGAAGTCAACGCCGCGGGCCAGGTCACGGCGACCGGCGCGCCGCTCTACGCGCGCACTGCCGATGAATT is part of the Blastocatellia bacterium genome and harbors:
- a CDS encoding serine hydrolase → MSNMPAFPARPFWRGAVTLACLLTLFAANAAPSVIPKRAASAALPRSSPEAQGISSSAILDFVEAADQQIDAMNSFMLVRHGQVVAEGWWGPYAAGTPHILYSLSKSFTSTAVGLAINDGKLSLDDEVLKFFPEDAPAQPSANLRAMRVRDLLRMATGQQTEPQIQINATGANAEPWTKTFLAHPVTFKPGTHFVYNSPATYMLSAIVQKVTGMTVLDYLRPRLFEPLGFDNPTWVASPQGITAGAYGLMVRTEEIARFGQLYLQKGMWKGRQLIPAAWVEQATALQTANGSSPTSDWDQGYGYQFWRCRHHAYRGDGAFGQYCIVLPDLDAVVAITSGVRDMQRVMNLVWDKLLPAMKAGPLPEDAATRRKLESKLAGLTVKLPAGQPTAPTVAKVSGRWYEFPENERGIQAVALDFNAGSAALVVRTAGGETRTPIGRAAWAKSRGFANGLDRFLSVPAHPLIAASGAWTADDVFTVKIVAYETPFYSTLTFRFEGERLLLDAEHNVAFGPTKLPQLIGLQKSARAATSGR
- a CDS encoding glycosyltransferase family 2 protein yields the protein MLRLLFWFSITAILYTYLGYPLLVWLVARCRRRAVNKAAATPHVSVIIACHNEARRIEARLRNLLDCDYPPERLEIILISDGSTDLTADIARRFVSERVRVFAYERQMGKATALNVGVELATGEVIVFADARQRFEARAIRELVANFADPTVGAVSGELLLDGGSGVGESVGLYWKYEKWIRKSESRVGSVIGATGAIYAIRKGLWQPLPPMTILDDVYTPMCIAMAGHRVVFEEAARAYDQAAGSARREFARKVRTLTGNYQLCQLMPRLLVPTSGLLLQFYSHKLMRLVAPIFFVLLFAVNVAIITAQGASLFYSAMLAAQMIFYACVAAGAALLKRQRKVRLLNFAYVFSVMNAAALVGLFYFIVGKRDVWVR